GGCACATCCTCCGGCTGCAGCCAGATCTTGATGATCAAAGCGATGATCTCCGCCAGCAAAGCGATGCCTACTACGATCCAATAGACGTTTAAGATTTTCCTCTGCCATACCTTCCCATCGATCTGTAATTCATGTAATTCTGCCACGATCTTTCGCACCCTATAAGTAGAATTTTCCTCGGGGCTATGTCTATGCCCTAACCTGCTTATTCAACACTGAGTTGAAGGATAGTCATATCCCTTCGTATCCAACTTCTAAAGCACGAGTTGCAGCTGCGATAAGCATCACGCCGCGTTCATGCTGGAGGGGATTCATGTAACCGTTCTCAACTGCGCTCGATTTCTTGTCTGGATATAGTACGCTTTTGTTCACAGGCTGTTCATTTATTATAAATCTTTCCTGGCCGAACGTCCACGGTAGAGGAGCCGTTTCTGGGGATCACTCAGCTTCATGAGCAGACAATCTCCGAGAGAGATTGATGCCCGATCCTCAGGAGAGGATCGGGCACGATAGGATAACCCAAAGGGGAGGCTGTATGGGTTATAAGCTCATTCCTTCCAGATCCGATACAGAATTACCGCTGCCTCTGCGCGGGTGAGATGGTCTTGCGGTGCGATTCTGTTCCCGCTCTTGCCGGCGATTATGCCGGACGCTGCCAGCGCGGTAACGCTGTCCTTAGCGTAGTCCGCCACAAGATCTGCGTCGGCATATGCGGTGAGCGGGCTGCCTGACGGCAGGGATCTGCCCGCCGCTTCAAGCGCACGAACCGTCAGCACCATCATATCTTGACGAGTGATCGGTGCGGCCGGTTGGAAAGCACCGTCACCGGTGCCTGCGGCGATGCCGAGCTGCTTGGCTGTGCGCAGCTCATCATAATAGTAAGCCGATGCCGGCACATCTCGGAACATCGTCACATGCTCATCCGGCGCTTGCAGCTCCAACGCCCTGACCAGCAGAGCGACGAAGTCCGCTCGCGTGATGTTGTCATACGGAGCATAGAGCTTGCCGCCGATCCCGCGGATGATATCCCGTGCAGCCATCGCTTCGATCGCATCCCTCGCCCACGGCACATCATGCGTATCCGTGAAGTCATGATATACATAAGTGACCGCGAAGGTGCTGAAATGTTTGGCAGCGAGGCGCACGACACCCTCTTCCGCATCGTAGCGGCTGTTCGGAATCGCCGTGATCTTACCCGCATCATCGATATGCCATACGACGATGTGGTCGGGATAAAGACTCTCTACCCATGATGGTGTATATGGAATCGTCACGATCACAGGAGCATCAGCGCTGCTCCAAGGCATGACCTCATCACCAGCAACGAGGTCGAGCTTAATCACAGGGCGATCGCCGATCTGATCGCGCACATTAGCAGCTAATTGCTCTTTAGCATCTTGAGCGATACGAATCTTCACTTGCTCATGGCTGCTCTCGTGGTTCACCAGCATACGGCTCGGAATCTCCACCCATACCGTCCCCAGCTTCACGAGCAAGGTGTAGTTCTCCTCGCTTTGCAAGCTGCTTGCTGGCAGCTGCACATCCACGGCGCCGCTTCGCACCTGTTCCGCTAGATCGACCACGATCTGCTTGGAGCCGTCCGCTTGTTCTGCCGCTTGACCGAGTGCTTGCCGCAGCAGTTGATTCGTGATCTCCGCGGTTGCATGTCCGCCTATCGTCCTCACAGCAGGACGGATCGCTGTAACGCCGTTTCGCACCTCTACGGATCCTGTTGGAGGCAGAATCACCGGCGATGAGCCTCTGCGGCTGTCTTCATCAGCTGCAGATGGATCGATCAGCGTCAATACGCCAAATACAGACGGATCTTGATAGCCCTGACCGGACAAGTCGTTCCAGGTCGCGACGCTTTGACGTGCACCGCTTCGGGCATCATTGATCTGGACGTCGAAGCCAATCTTGGTACCATGTTTCGGTCTGATCTCCGTCAAAGGAATCTTCACTTCTACGGTATAACTGGAGCCTGTCACCTTCACTGCGGACTCGAAACCTTCATCGATGCCTGCCGGGTTGAAGGAAGTTTCATTCTCGTAATTGATTCGGTATTGACCGACGCCATCCACATAGAAGGTTTGTTTCGTATTCAATTGGTCAAGGAATACCTCGATCGAATCCTGTTCCCATTCATTCGGGTTGCTCTTATCCAGTTCAGAATCATTGACGCGAACGAGAACATACAGATTCTCTTCATCCCACAGCACCTTGGCAGTACCATTCGCCCCTTGCCATGCCATTTGGTAACGATCAATAGGCAAGTCCGGTGCATTGTTCCAGACCGCATCGATCTCCCCGTCGATCACAGGTGTACCGTATACCCCTTGGCCTTGCCGCGCTTCGATCTCTTCCGGATCGTATTCTTCGATATACTTCTCCGGATCGATGACTGCATAATAAGCGGGTTTAGCTTTCAAATTCCGATCGAAGAGCAGCGGATTACGGTCTGCCAGCCAACTGGTGCCGTCATCCAGTCCCCAGAAGGTTACACGGGAGATGTGTTCTGCATACTCTTTGTACAGCTGGAACAGCTGGGCATACAGATAAGCTTGCTGCTTCGCTTCCTTATCTGTTAGTTCATAATTTTCGCCCGCCTTGATATCCAGTTCAGTAATTCCTACCTCTACTCCCAGCGAGATAAACTTCTCCAAGGAACGTCGAACATTCGCCGGGTTGGTGTTCAGATTGTAGTGTCCTTGCATGCCGATGCCGTCGATGAGGAGTCTGCCGTTATGCTCAGCGGCATAGCGCTCATTGATCTCCTTCACCATCTGGTAGATCGCTTCGGCCTTATTTTGGTTATCATCGTTATAATCGTTGTAATACAGCTTGATATCCCAGCCATGCTCATCGATCACTTCTCTTGCTGCTAAGAAGGCCTGCTCGATGTAATCAGGGCCAATCGCATGATACCACGCCGATTTGCGGAGCGACCCTTCCCAATCTTCCGGGTTCGGCGGGTTATCGCTCATCGCTTCGTTAACAACATCCCAGGAGATGACCCTGTCTCCGAAATGTTCCACAACCTTCCTGATATGTGTTCGCAGATTGTCTAACGCTTCTTCTCTGCTGAGGTAAATCGGTTTGCCTTCTTCATCAGTACCCGCAATGTTCATCCAATCCGGTGACTGCTGATGCCATACCAGCACGTGTCCGTGCATCTTCATGCCGGCACCAAGCACCTTATTCACCATCTCATCGGCCTCATCGAAGGTGAACTGTCCTTTCGTCCGCTGCAAGGCGTCCGGTTTCATGGCATTGCCGGCTGTAGCCAGGTTATGATGCATAGTCAGCAGTTCGAAGCGCACGCCATCCAGATCCTCAGCGGATATCGCACTGCCGATGAGGAAATCGTCTTTATACACCTCTTTGATCGGATCCAAATCTCTTTCGATATCCACCGGTCCAGCGCCCGTGGGCACAAACTCAACATCATCGATATAGAAGGACGCTGTTGCATTATTGCTCTCAATATAGATGGTTATATATTCGCCGCCCGCATTCGTGTAACGGTAACGCCCTTCTAACTGCACCCATTCGCCGCTGGTCACAATTTGTTTGGCCAGGTTGATATATTGGTCGGAACCAACTTGCGTCGATAATGTAAGTTCCGCAGTTGAAGGTTCAATCATCTTGACCCACACGGATATTTTATACTCATAACCGAGATCAATATATTTCTCCACGCGCAGCGAGGGGCCGTGCCAAGTATCCGATCTTCCCTCTACCTTCAGAGCGTACTTGCCGCCTTCCGTATGGTTCGTTTCATCAGTGACGGTTAAGGATTCACTGCCTGCACGTCCCTCAAAACCTTGCGTTGTATTGTCTTCAAAATCAATCGGTATGAACGGAATCGCAGGCGGTCTGTCACTAGGTTCATCAACGGGAGCTTCGCCGGTAATCAAAATATCCCCAATGTAGAATGGAACAGTTTGCCCTGCTTCATTTGATTGAATCCGTACGGCAAAATCCCTGCTCTGATCAACCGTATATCTTCCTGTCAGCACAAATGGCTGCCCTGCAACGAAGTCTGCATCAACATAAAGGCCTTGATAGCTTTGAACATTCTGAAGCGTAGCCTTAGCGCCTGCCGGAACTTCGACATCTTCAGCAATATAGCCAATCACCCTGATCGTATAGGTCGCTCCGTCTGCCATGCCGACATCACTGAACGCAATATCGACTCCATGCCAGTTCTGCGTTCTTCCATCCACTTTTAACGCTTTTCCGTCTTCATTGCCATCAAAATATAGATCCGAAACGACCTCTAATGTGACATCTCCCGCTGGTTTAACTTTTCCTGCGTCATCTTTAAATGTCTCATGGTAGATAATCTGCTCTTCAACCGGTTCCTCATCAATCGGTTCTGGTTCACCAGTGATCAGAATATCTCCAATGTAGAATGGAACTGTTTTCCCGGCTTCATCCGATTGCACTCGCAGACGGTCATACATCGACAAATCCGCCGTAAATTGACCGGTTAACGTCATTGCTTTACCGGCTGTAATCTCGGCACCAGTAACCCATCCATAGTTGTCGTTGCCAACAGGTTGAATAGCGAGTAGAGCACCCTCAGGAATAGTAACATCCGAATCCACATAAACGGCTATGGTCACGGTATACGTCCGTCCATCCACCAAACCTAAGTCTTCAAAGAAAAAGTCTGGTCCATCATGGTTATTTGTACGGTTATTTACATACAGTGCCGCACCATCTTCATTTCCATCAAATACTTTATCCGTAACGTATTCGAGCGATGCTCCGCCAGACTGACGAGCAACACTATTCCCTTCTTCAAACGTCTCATGATAAACGACATAATTGTCGGATGATTCTGAAATTTCGGCCGCTATAGGTGTCAACCAACCTGCTGGAATCAACAAAACTGCCAACAACACAGAGATGACTCGCCTAAACCTTCGACTCATTCCCAGCATTCCCCCTAAATAATGATGATCGAATTTGGGGTAAGCGATTTCACAATGATGTAATTACAAGATCCCCCTATTAAACAACTTACCATGTTTACCAAGAAATCATTACCAGACAAACTTAAGAACATACTTTGTGAAGTTAATAGTCATCTGGGCGCACTACCTCGAAAAAAGTCGTGCCCGACCCTCGGCCGAGGATCGGACACACTATGATTACCACATAGGGAAGGTTGTATGGCGAAGATGCTTATCGCATCATCACAACGCTTTAATGTTACTCTTGCCAGATCCGATACAGAATCACTGCTGCCTCTGCACGTGTCAGATTATCATGCGGTGCGATTCTGTCTCCGCCTTTGCCGACGATCACGCCGGCTTCTACCAGCGCTGCGACGCTGTCCTTAGCGTAGACCGCCACAAGGTCTGCGTCAGCATATGCGGCGAGCGAACCGTCTGTTGCCAGGGATCTTCCTGCTGCTTCAAGCGCACGAACCGTCAGCACCATCATATCTTGACGGGTGATCGGTGCAGTCGGTTTGAAGGTACCGTCTGCGGCTCCTGTTGCGATGCCCAGCTGCTTGGCAATGCGCAGTTCATCATAGTAGTAGGCTGATGCCGGCACGTCTGCGAACATCGTCACATCCTCATCCGACGCTTGCAGCTCCAGTGCCCTGACCAATAGAGCGACGAAGTCCGCTCTTGTAATCTTATTGTCAGGTGCGAAGCGGTTCTCACCTACACCGCGAATGACATCTTGTGCTGCCAGCGCTGTGATCGCTTCTTCAGCCCACGGCACATGTGCGATATCCTCGAATACATAAGTCGCCTCATCAACCAGAGTCAATACACCGAAGACGGACGGATCTTGATAGCCCTGACCGGAGAGGTCGTTCCAGATCGCCACGCTCTGACGTGCGCCTTCCTTACCGTCATTGATCTGAACGTCGAAGCCGATCTGAACTCCCGCCTTAGGCGTAATCTCTGTGAACGGAATCTTCACTTCCACGGTATAACTTGTGCCGGACACCTTCGTCGCCGACTCGAAGCCTTCCTCGATCCCTGCCGGGTTGAAGGACGTTTCATTGTCAAAGTTGACGCGGTATTGACCAACACCGTCTACGTAGAAGGTCTCCTTCGTATTCCGCTCATCCAAGAAGATTTCGACGGAGTCTTGCTCCCACTCATTCGCACTGCTCTTATCGAGCTCCGAATCCGTAACTTGTACTAAGACATACAGATTCTCTTCATCCCACAGCACCTTCGCTGTACCGTTAGCGCCATGCCATGCGGTCTGATAGCGGTCTAACGGCAGATTCGGTGCATGGCTCCATACGTCATCGATCTCCCCGTCGATCACAGGTGTACCGTACACGCCTTGACCTTGACGCGCTGCTTGTACTTCAGGATCATAGCTTGCGATGAATCCTTCCGGATCGATGACTGCATAGTATGCCGGCTTCGCCTGCAGGTCGCTGTCGAAGAGTGTCGGGCTGTTCGCTGCTCGCCAGCTTGCGCCATCATCAAGTCCCCAGAAAGTTATTCGGGAGATGTGATCTGCATACTCCTTGTACAGCTGGAATAACTGAGCATATAGATAGGCTTGCTGCATCGCTTGTTTCTCTGTCAACTCATGGTTCTCCCCTGCCATGATGTCCAGCTCAGTAACTCCCACTTCTACTCCTAAAGAGATGAACTTCTCTAGGGAACGTCTTACGTTCGCTGGGTTCGTATTCAAGTTGTAGTGCCCCTGCATACCGATCCCATCGATGAGGAGTCTGCCGTCATTCTCAGCGGCATAGCGCTCGTTGATCTCCTTCACCATCTGATAGATCGCTTCGGCTTTGTTCTGGTTATCATCGTTGTAATCGTTGTAGTAGAGCTTGATATCCCAGCCGTTCTCATCGATTACTTCTCTTGCAGCCCGGAAAGCTTCCTCGATAAA
The sequence above is drawn from the Insulibacter thermoxylanivorax genome and encodes:
- a CDS encoding endo-1,4-beta-xylanase; protein product: MSRAFRRIISVLLAALLIPAGWLTPLAAEMSESSDDMVIYHETFEDGLGAVIPAGSAKLEAVSDLFFDGNEDGKAVRVYDRVNNWDGVDIPFSEVGMVNGATYTIQVVGYVAEDVDVPEGAKALLQNVQSYSGLYVEANYEAGKPFTLTGTYTVDTSKDFAVRVQSNDAGKEVPFYIGEILITGKEASVEEPDDDRPPALPFTTIDFEDGTTQGFEGRAGTEILTVTDEANSTEGGKYALKVEGRTVEWHGPSLRVEQYIDKGHEYRISVMVKLISPETAQIQLSTQIGSGDGASYNNIEGKTISVEDGWVRLEGTYRYSSVGNEYVTVYVESSNNATASFYIDDITFEPTGAGPTDIQRDLPSIKEVYKDYFLIGNVVSTKDLEGVRLELIQMHHNLVTAENAMKPAYAYNEEGEFDFTAEDELVQMVEDAGLLLHGHVLVWHQQSNELLHSDENGNPLSREEALANLRKHVKTVVEHFGDRVISWDVVNEAMSDNPPNPEDWRASLRNSGWLQAIGPDFIEEAFRAAREVIDENGWDIKLYYNDYNDDNQNKAEAIYQMVKEINERYAAENDGRLLIDGIGMQGHYNLNTNPANVRRSLEKFISLGVEVGVTELDIMAGENHELTEKQAMQQAYLYAQLFQLYKEYADHISRITFWGLDDGASWRAANSPTLFDSDLQAKPAYYAVIDPEGFIASYDPEVQAARQGQGVYGTPVIDGEIDDVWSHAPNLPLDRYQTAWHGANGTAKVLWDEENLYVLVQVTDSELDKSSANEWEQDSVEIFLDERNTKETFYVDGVGQYRVNFDNETSFNPAGIEEGFESATKVSGTSYTVEVKIPFTEITPKAGVQIGFDVQINDGKEGARQSVAIWNDLSGQGYQDPSVFGVLTLVDEATYVFEDIAHVPWAEEAITALAAQDVIRGVGENRFAPDNKITRADFVALLVRALELQASDEDVTMFADVPASAYYYDELRIAKQLGIATGAADGTFKPTAPITRQDMMVLTVRALEAAGRSLATDGSLAAYADADLVAVYAKDSVAALVEAGVIVGKGGDRIAPHDNLTRAEAAVILYRIWQE
- a CDS encoding endo-1,4-beta-xylanase: MLGMSRRFRRVISVLLAVLLIPAGWLTPIAAEISESSDNYVVYHETFEEGNSVARQSGGASLEYVTDKVFDGNEDGAALYVNNRTNNHDGPDFFFEDLGLVDGRTYTVTIAVYVDSDVTIPEGALLAIQPVGNDNYGWVTGAEITAGKAMTLTGQFTADLSMYDRLRVQSDEAGKTVPFYIGDILITGEPEPIDEEPVEEQIIYHETFKDDAGKVKPAGDVTLEVVSDLYFDGNEDGKALKVDGRTQNWHGVDIAFSDVGMADGATYTIRVIGYIAEDVEVPAGAKATLQNVQSYQGLYVDADFVAGQPFVLTGRYTVDQSRDFAVRIQSNEAGQTVPFYIGDILITGEAPVDEPSDRPPAIPFIPIDFEDNTTQGFEGRAGSESLTVTDETNHTEGGKYALKVEGRSDTWHGPSLRVEKYIDLGYEYKISVWVKMIEPSTAELTLSTQVGSDQYINLAKQIVTSGEWVQLEGRYRYTNAGGEYITIYIESNNATASFYIDDVEFVPTGAGPVDIERDLDPIKEVYKDDFLIGSAISAEDLDGVRFELLTMHHNLATAGNAMKPDALQRTKGQFTFDEADEMVNKVLGAGMKMHGHVLVWHQQSPDWMNIAGTDEEGKPIYLSREEALDNLRTHIRKVVEHFGDRVISWDVVNEAMSDNPPNPEDWEGSLRKSAWYHAIGPDYIEQAFLAAREVIDEHGWDIKLYYNDYNDDNQNKAEAIYQMVKEINERYAAEHNGRLLIDGIGMQGHYNLNTNPANVRRSLEKFISLGVEVGITELDIKAGENYELTDKEAKQQAYLYAQLFQLYKEYAEHISRVTFWGLDDGTSWLADRNPLLFDRNLKAKPAYYAVIDPEKYIEEYDPEEIEARQGQGVYGTPVIDGEIDAVWNNAPDLPIDRYQMAWQGANGTAKVLWDEENLYVLVRVNDSELDKSNPNEWEQDSIEVFLDQLNTKQTFYVDGVGQYRINYENETSFNPAGIDEGFESAVKVTGSSYTVEVKIPLTEIRPKHGTKIGFDVQINDARSGARQSVATWNDLSGQGYQDPSVFGVLTLIDPSAADEDSRRGSSPVILPPTGSVEVRNGVTAIRPAVRTIGGHATAEITNQLLRQALGQAAEQADGSKQIVVDLAEQVRSGAVDVQLPASSLQSEENYTLLVKLGTVWVEIPSRMLVNHESSHEQVKIRIAQDAKEQLAANVRDQIGDRPVIKLDLVAGDEVMPWSSADAPVIVTIPYTPSWVESLYPDHIVVWHIDDAGKITAIPNSRYDAEEGVVRLAAKHFSTFAVTYVYHDFTDTHDVPWARDAIEAMAARDIIRGIGGKLYAPYDNITRADFVALLVRALELQAPDEHVTMFRDVPASAYYYDELRTAKQLGIAAGTGDGAFQPAAPITRQDMMVLTVRALEAAGRSLPSGSPLTAYADADLVADYAKDSVTALAASGIIAGKSGNRIAPQDHLTRAEAAVILYRIWKE